The genomic region GCCGGCTCATTCTTCAACAGGCACGCGGTCATCCGTTTAATCGGACTCCCACTGCTTGTAAGCTCACGGTTTCATGTTCTTTTTCACTCCCCTCCCGGGGTTCTTTTCACCTTTCCCTCGCGGTACTTGTTCTCTATCGGTCACACAGTAGTATTTAGCCTTACGAGATGGTCCTCGCTGATTCATACGGGATTCCTCGTGCCCCGTACTACTCGGGATTCAGCTTCTATCCTTTGACTTTCGACTACAGGACTTTCACCCCCTCTGGTGCAGTATTTAGCTGCTTCGTCTAGTCTCTGGATTCGATGTTGCTGTCCCACTACCCCAAGAGGTATACCCCTTGGTTTAGGCTCTTCCCCTTTCGCTCACCACTACTCGGGGAATCTCTTTTGATTTCTTTTCCTCTGGCTACTAAGATGTTTCAATTCGCCAGGTTCGCTCTTTCCTGTCTATATATTCAACAGGCAGTGTTCAGGGTTGCCCCATTCGGATATTTCCGGCTCTCTGTTTGCTTCCAACTCCCCGGAACTTTTCGCAGGTAACCACGTCCTTCTTCGCCTCTGTGTGCCTAGGTATCCACCATGAGCCCTTATTAGCTTGACCACTTGGTTCTTCACTTGCTTCTATCTTTCGATTTCGGCTCTCTTATCTATCTATATGCAGTTTTCAAGGTTCTGGCTGGTTTCCACCAGCAGTCTAGGTCTTTCCTAGTTGCTAGTTTCTTCCTAATGTGGAGGTTAGCGGACTCGAACCGCTGACATCCTGCTTGCAAAGCAGGCGCTCTACCAGCTGAGCTAAACCCCCATTCAGGTGGGCCATCCTGGACTCGAACCAGGGACCTCACCCTTATCAGGGGTGCGCTCTAACCACCTGAGCTAATAGCCCTCTCGCGAACCAAATATTAGTTTGAAAGACTTCACAATCTTACGTCATCGACCTAGAGTAGACCATTTGATTCTCTATTCGCCTGCGGCTTTCGATTCCTCAATGGGTAGGTCTCCCTAAAAGGAGGTGATCCAGCCACACCTTCCGGTACGGCTACCTTGTTACGACTTCACCCCAGTCACCAGTCCTACCTTAGGCATCCCCCTCCTTTCGGTTGGGGTAATGACTTCGGGCGTGACCAACTTCCATGGTGTGACGGGCGGTGTGTACAAGGCCCGGGAACGAATTCACTGCAGTATGCTGACCTGCAATTACTAGCGATTCCTCCTTCACGAAGGCGAGTTGCAGCCTTCGATCTGAACTGAGCTACGGTTTCTGGATTCGCTTGCCATCCCTGGCTTGCTGCCCTCTGTCCGTAGCATTGTAGTACGTGTGTAGCCCAAGACGTAAGGGGCATGCTGACTTGACGTCATCCTCACCTTCCTCCGGTTTGTCACCGGCAGTCTCTCTAGAGTGCCCAACTTAATGCTGGCAACTAAAAACGAGGGTTGCGCTCGTTGCGGGACTTAACCCAACATCTCACGACACGAGCTGACGACAGCCATGCACCACCTGTCTCTGCGCTCCCTAAGGCACTCCCGGCTTTCACCGGAATTCGCAGGATGTCAAGTCTTGGTAAGGTTCTTCGCGTTGCATCGAATTAAACCACATACTCCACCGCTTGTGCGGGCCCCCGTCAATTCCTTTGAGTTTCACACTTGCGTGCGTACTCCCCAGGCGGGATACTTAACGCGTTAGCTCCGGCACGGCTCGGGTCGATACAAGCCACGCCTAGTATCCATCGTTTACGGCTAGGACTACTGGGGTATCTAATCCCATTCGCTCCCCTAGCTTTCGTCCCTCAGTGTCAGTTATGGTCTAGCAAAACGCTTTCGCCACCGGTGTTCTTCCTGATATCTACGCATTTCACCGCTACACCAGGAATTCCTTTTGCCCCTACCACACTCTAGTTCTGTAGTTTCCACCGCTTTTATTTGGTTAAGCCAAACTCTTTAACAGCAGACTTTCAGTTCCACCTGCAGACCCTTTACGCCCAATCATTCCGGATAACGCTTGCATCCTCCGTATTACCGCGGCTGCTGGCACGGAGTTAGCCGATGCTTATTCCTCAAGTACCGTCACTTTCTTCTTCCTTGAGAAAAGAGGTTTACGACCCAAGAGCCTTCCTCCCTCACGCGGTATTGCTCCGTCAGGCTTTCGCCCATTGCGGAAAATTCCCCACTGCTGCCTCCCGTAGGAGTCTGGGCCGTGTCTCAGTCCCAGTGTGGCTGATCATCCTCTCAGACCAGCTACTGATCGACGCCTTGGTGGTCCCTTACACCACCAACTAGCTAATCAGACGCGAGCTCATCTCCAGGCGATAAATCTTTCACCTCTCGGCACATCCGGTATTAGCAGTCGTTTCCAACTGTTATCCCCGACCTGGAGCCAGATTCTCACGCGTTACTCACCCGTCCGCCACTAGATGCCTAAGCATCCCGTTCGACTTGCATGTGTTAAGCATACCGCCAGCGTTCATCCTGAGCCAGGATCAAACTCTCCGTTTTGTTAAGTTTGTTTTTAGCTCTTTCTTTGACTGATTACCTCAGTCTGGTATTATTTTCTTGACTAGTAGATTGCTTTATACTGTCTTTCAAACTATATTATTTTCAAGGTTCGGGTGTACCTAGGAGCCGCTTTTTCTTGCGTCTCTCTCAGCCACTTATTCAATATATCGAACCTCTCTGGGAATGTCAACTACTTTTTTCACTTTTTTTGATTTTTTTTGGAAAAAAGTTTTTTGGCAAAATTTTAGGGGCTGAAACCTCCCTATAATACCGTCTTTGGGCAATAATGGTTTGGCAGTCGCCACCAAAACCACTAAAAGATAGTCACATTTTAGTTGCATTTATGGGTTTATAGGTGCTAAGACTCCTTTTGTCAAGCTAAAAAAAATCTAGGCGTGGAGGTTACAGTGAATTTTCAGTCAGTAATAGCAGCTCTACATCAATTTTGGGGACAGCGTGGTTGTTTAATTGCCCAACCCTATGACATGGAAAAAGGTGCGGGAACTAAAAACCCCCATACCTTTTTAAGGGCTTTAGGTCCTGAACCCTGGTCAGTAGCTTATGTTGAACCCTGTCGTCGTCCTACCGATGGGCGCTATGGTGAAAACCCTAATCGGTTTCAACACTATTATCAGTATCAAGTTTTAATTAAACCTTCACCGGATAATATCCAAGAGATTTATCTTGATTCTTTAAGGGTTTTGGGTATTCTTCCAGAAGACCACGATATTCGGTTTGTGGAGGACAATTGGGAGGATGCAACAGTTGGTGCGTGGGGCACCGGTTGGGAAGTTTGGTTGGATGGTATGGAAATTACCCAGTTTACCTATTTCCAACAATGTGGGGGGATTGATTGTCGTCCGGTTTCCATTGAGATTACTTATGGACTGGAAAGGTTGGCAATGTACCTCCAACAAGTGGAAGCTATCACCAAAATTCATTGGACAGACCACATCACCTATGGTGATGTTCATCTTCAAGGTGAGATTGAACAGTGTGTCTATAACTTTGAGGCCTCCAATCCCGAAATGTTGCTCAATCTCTTTCACATATATGAGCAGGAAGCATCTCAGCTTGCAGAAAAGAGTTTGGTTTTACCTACGTTGGATTATATTATCAAATGCTCCCACACTTTTAATTTGCTTGATGCTAGGGGGGTGATTTCTGTAACAGAACGAACTCGATATATTGCCCGAATTCGCCACCTAGCCAGGAAAGTAGCCCATTTATATGTGGAGCAACGCCAAAAACTGGGGTTCCCCCTGCTCAAAAATAATGGAGGTAGGGAAGGTTGATTATTTGTCTTGCTTATATTTTGGGTCTACTACTCAGTATTTTTCCCTGGGGGGGATTTTTTATTTTAGGATTTGGTGTGCTGGCGGCAATTTCTTTTCCCAGAGTTTTCCTGGCTGTGAGGAGGTTTTTTCCCTATCACATCAAATCTATTACTCAAGGGCAAAAAGGGGTAAACGCCCCCCTAACTCTACCTCATCCGCGAGTATGGTTAATAGCTGGCTTAGTCGGTTTAATAGCCAGCTTTTATTGTCAATTTCGCACTCCTCAACCGGGATCTCAAGACGTTAGTTCATTTATCTCCAGTGAAAATAATACTAATCAGGCCCAGTTGGTGGTTATTCGAGGTGAAGTTGTCAATACCCCCCGGTTGACTCGTAGTCAGCGAGGACAATTTTGGTTCCAGGCCAAACAACTGGATGAGGTAAAAAACGATCGCGGTCCTGCTGGTTTACCCAGGGTAGTAACTGGTAAATTATATGTGACAGTACCTATACTGCAAGCTACGGGTTTATATCCTGGTCAACAAGTCACTGTTACCGGAATGTTATATAAACCTAAACCAGCTGATAACCCTGGGGGTTTTGATTTTCAAAAATACCTCCGTCAAGAGGGTAGTTTTGCTGGTTTGATTGGTAAACAGGTTAATCTGATTGATGAGCATATCCCTTGGGGATGGTGGCAAATTCGCCAACAAATTGTCCGTTCCCAGATCCGTCTTTTGGGTGTACCTGAAGGTCCTTTAGTCAGTGCTATGGTTCTGGGTAATAAAGCAGTGGACTTACCCTATAATATTCGAGATTTATTTGTTAATGTGGGTTTGGCCCATGCTCTAGCTGCTTCTGGTTTTCAAACTTCTCTTATTCTGGCAGTGGTTTTACAGTTAACCAAGTCCGCCAATAAAAAAGTGCAAGTTTTTTGTGGAGCTTTGGGGTTGATAATTTTTCTGGGTTTGGCTGGGTTACAACCATCTATCCTGCGAGCAGTAATTATGGGATTTGCTGCTTTGATTGGTTTGGCTTTAGACAGAAAGGTTCAACAATTGGGATCTTTGCTCTTAGCAGCTACACTTTTACTATTATTTAACCCGGTGTGGATTTGGGATTTAGGTTTTCAATTGAGCTTTTTATCTACTTTGGGTTTGATGGTTACTGCAACCCCTATTACTCAACGATTGGATTGGTTACCTCCCCTATTGGCTACTTTGATTTCCGTTCCCCTTGCAGCTACAATTTGGACTCTTCCCTTACTCCTACATATTTTTAGCACTGTGGCTATTTACAGTGTACCCCTCAATATTATTGCCACCCCTCTGATTTCTATTCTTAGTCTTGGGGGAATGATTAGTGGGTTGCTAAGTTTACCCCTGTCAGATTTAGGTAGCTATGTGGCAAGTTTCTTATATTATCCTGCCCATATTTTAATTAAAATGGCACAATTTTTTGATAATTTGCCAGGAAATTCCCTAAATATTGGTAGTATATCAATTTGGCAAATGTTGATTATCTATGGCTTAATTGTTACTACCTGTTTAGTACCTTGGTGGCAAAAAAGATGGTGGTTCGCTGGTTTGATTGCTACCATTTTGGCAGTTATTCCTATTTGGTACTACACCGGCAATTTATTAAAAATAACCCTCCTGGCAACCAATAGTGAGCCTGTTTTGGTAATTCAAGATCGGGGCCAAGTTACTCTCATTAATAGTGGTGATCCTGGCACGGGACGTTTTACTATTTTACCTTTTCTTCGCCAGCAGGGAATTAATCACATTGATTGGGCAATATCTACTAATTTTTCTGGAGATGCAAATAATGCCTGGTCTGAAGTTATTGATAATTTACACATTAAAAACTTCTTGGATTATACCTCCCCCCAAAATAATCCGGTAACTACCCAGGTACTTCGAGAACTGTTACGACAAAAACAGACTAACTATCAACCTTTATCATCGGGTCAATCGGTTAACACAGGTTCAGTGATGGCAAATTTCAATAATGATAGACTACCAATTCTCCAATTACAAGTTTTTGGACAAAATTGGTTACTAATTGGCAGTGTTAAGTCTCAACAAATTGCCCAACTGGCACAAGATGGCAACCTGTTATCTCCTCAAGTGGTATGGTCCCCATCAGAGTCTTTGGAAGATTTAACAACTGCTTTAAAACCACAAGTAGCGATCGCACCTACCAATAAGGTTAATAAAAATAGTTCAGATCAAATACTACAAGGGACGAAACTTTTTTTTACAGGTAGAGATGGAGCCATTCAGTGGGATCCCCAACAAAATTTTCAGGCTTTCATCCAAGTGTCAGAAAACGAGTCTTCCAATTTATAGTCTTTACCCAACATCTGCCCAACATCTGTTAATTATCATCATATTTGTTGGGTTTTGCTCCTTAACCTAAACTACAAAATTGCAATACGGGGAGATATAAA from Cylindrospermopsis curvispora GIHE-G1 harbors:
- the glyQ gene encoding glycine--tRNA ligase subunit alpha, which encodes MNFQSVIAALHQFWGQRGCLIAQPYDMEKGAGTKNPHTFLRALGPEPWSVAYVEPCRRPTDGRYGENPNRFQHYYQYQVLIKPSPDNIQEIYLDSLRVLGILPEDHDIRFVEDNWEDATVGAWGTGWEVWLDGMEITQFTYFQQCGGIDCRPVSIEITYGLERLAMYLQQVEAITKIHWTDHITYGDVHLQGEIEQCVYNFEASNPEMLLNLFHIYEQEASQLAEKSLVLPTLDYIIKCSHTFNLLDARGVISVTERTRYIARIRHLARKVAHLYVEQRQKLGFPLLKNNGGREG
- a CDS encoding ComEC/Rec2 family competence protein translates to MIICLAYILGLLLSIFPWGGFFILGFGVLAAISFPRVFLAVRRFFPYHIKSITQGQKGVNAPLTLPHPRVWLIAGLVGLIASFYCQFRTPQPGSQDVSSFISSENNTNQAQLVVIRGEVVNTPRLTRSQRGQFWFQAKQLDEVKNDRGPAGLPRVVTGKLYVTVPILQATGLYPGQQVTVTGMLYKPKPADNPGGFDFQKYLRQEGSFAGLIGKQVNLIDEHIPWGWWQIRQQIVRSQIRLLGVPEGPLVSAMVLGNKAVDLPYNIRDLFVNVGLAHALAASGFQTSLILAVVLQLTKSANKKVQVFCGALGLIIFLGLAGLQPSILRAVIMGFAALIGLALDRKVQQLGSLLLAATLLLLFNPVWIWDLGFQLSFLSTLGLMVTATPITQRLDWLPPLLATLISVPLAATIWTLPLLLHIFSTVAIYSVPLNIIATPLISILSLGGMISGLLSLPLSDLGSYVASFLYYPAHILIKMAQFFDNLPGNSLNIGSISIWQMLIIYGLIVTTCLVPWWQKRWWFAGLIATILAVIPIWYYTGNLLKITLLATNSEPVLVIQDRGQVTLINSGDPGTGRFTILPFLRQQGINHIDWAISTNFSGDANNAWSEVIDNLHIKNFLDYTSPQNNPVTTQVLRELLRQKQTNYQPLSSGQSVNTGSVMANFNNDRLPILQLQVFGQNWLLIGSVKSQQIAQLAQDGNLLSPQVVWSPSESLEDLTTALKPQVAIAPTNKVNKNSSDQILQGTKLFFTGRDGAIQWDPQQNFQAFIQVSENESSNL